A stretch of Henckelia pumila isolate YLH828 chromosome 4, ASM3356847v2, whole genome shotgun sequence DNA encodes these proteins:
- the LOC140865414 gene encoding NEP1-interacting protein-like 1, whose translation MCISHLITSIGIESMEFHANPPDPLPTTYQMAESCPFGCLVYRIKEFVRLAVSAVVGNVLSAVLSFFFALVGTLLGAMTGALIGQETESGFVRGASVGAISGAVYSIEVFESSLLLWQSDESGIRCLLYLIDVIVSLLSGRLVRERIGPAMLSAVQSQMGAVETTFEEVPNLFDTGGANGLLVDTVEKIPKIRAARDDIVDTSGEGVPCSVCLQDFQLGETVRRLPHCHHLFHLPCIDSWLVRHGSCPLCRRIF comes from the exons ATGTGCATCTCTCACTTGATCACCTCCATAGGCATTGAATCGATGGAGTTTCATGCAAACCCACCTGATCCTCTGCCGACCACATACCAAATGGCGGAATCTTGTCCATTTGGATGTTTAGTCTATAGGATCAAAGAATTTGTTCGATTGGCGGTGTCTGCTGTCGTTGGGAATGTTCTCTCAGCGGTTTTAAGTTTTTTCTTTGCCTTGG TTGGTACCTTATTGGGAGCAATGACTGGGGCTCTTATTGGTCAAGAGACAGAAAGTGGATTTGTTAGAGGGGCTTCGGTTGGTGCCATATCCGGTGCTGTTTACTCCATCGAAGTCTTTGAATCATCACTTCTTTTGTGGCAATCTGATGAATCGGGGATACGGTGTCTTCTGTATCTG ATTGATGTGATAGTGAGCCTTCTAAGTGGCAGACTTGTCCGTGAGCGTATTGGTCCAGCTATGCTTAGTGCCGTGCAAAGTCAG ATGGGAGCTGTCGAAACAACATTTGAAGAAGTTCCCAACCTTTTTGACACAGGTGGGGCAAATGGTTTGTTAGTAGATACGGTTGAAAAGATCCCAAAGATAAGAGCTGCAAGAGATGACATTGTTGATACTTCTGGGGAGGGAGTCCCTTGTTCTGTTTGCCTTCAG GACTTTCAACTGGGGGAGACCGTGCGACGTTTACCCCATTGTCACCACTTATTTCATCTACCTTGCATCGACTCTTGGCTGGTGAGACACGGTTCTTGCCCGTTGTGTAGAAGAATATTTTGA
- the LOC140866902 gene encoding F-box protein At4g35930 produces the protein MGKVSPNERQSRTGRQRRKSKKAKNKYLKPGALAQLRNSKASASKSCMDLGKKRVGVVDSKHTGSDDANIILNKDIDKIPELLSPKRFELAPGNGNNDVLLKNNLQRTPKTPCAEEGDFESRLESLPNDLLVKILCHLHHDQLRAVFHVSEKIRKAVIIARQFHFNYTTPDRARQEMLKITTPLLTDHWPFASKGGGKGIWIGSPHTPKAPKHGPRPPSRLKCTEMRQIAAVLFQESSFASKCLVPSVLPKPVCKSLASNRALFYEDELCQAVAQNNLR, from the exons ATGGGGAAAGTGTCTCCAAATGAAAGGCAGTCCAGAACTGGGAGGCAGAGAAGAAAGTCGAAAAAAGCAAAGAATAAGTATTTGAAGCCTGGGGCTCTTGCCCAGCTTAGAAATAGCAAGGCGTCAGCATCTAAGTCTTGTATGGACCTTGGGAAGAAAAGAGTCGGGGTTGTAGATTCCAAGCACACCGGAAGTGATGATgccaatattattttaaataaggaCATTGATAAAATCCCTGAACTTTTGTCGCCCAAGAGGTTCGAGTTAGCTCCTGGAAATGGGAATAATGATGTGCTTCTTAAGAATAATTTACAGAGAACTCCAAAGACACCTTGTGCTGAAGAAGGTGATTTTGAGTCAAGGCTGGAGTCTCTTCCTAATGATTTActg gTCAAAATACTTTGCCACctccatcatgatcaactcaGAGCAGTTTTCCATGTCTCTGAAAAAATTAGGAAGGCA GTCATTATAGCGAGGCAATTCCACTTTAATTACACCACTCCAGATAGAGCAAGGCAAGAGATGCTAAAAATAACGACTCCACTGCTGACTGATCATTGGCCCTTTGCGAG CAAGGGAGGTGGAAAAGGAATATGGATTGGCAGCCCTCACACACCCAAGGCACCTAAGCACGGCCCTCGTCCCCCTTCTCGTCTAAAATGCACCGAGATGCGCCAAATTGCAGCTGTTCTCTTCCAAGAATCCTCGTTTGCTTCGAAATGCTTGGTGCCATCAGTTTTACCAAAACCTGTATGCAAATCCTTGGCTTCTAATAGAGCCCTATTCTATGAGGATGAACTGTGTCAAGCCGTTGCGCAGAACAATCTTCGTTGA
- the LOC140860200 gene encoding phospholipase D delta-like isoform X2, with product MEEEQLMLLHGDLELHIYEARGLPNMDMVSERLRRCFTACDACRPTKAAESEGSGGGSRHRDRKLDRPRKMITSDPYVTVSVPQATLARTRVIPNSQHPTWNEHFYIPLAHPMEFLDIRVKDNDMFGADTMGKVLIPAEKIASGEVIEGWFTVTSSSGKPPKPDTALRLKMQFVPCNKNSLYNHGIAGDPSHKGIRNTYFPLRKGCSVTLYQDAHCKDDGKMPEIVLDNGLVREHARCWEDICYAISEAHHLIYIVGWSVFHKVKLIREPTKPLPRGGDLTLGELLKYKSQEGVRILLLVWDDKTSHDKPLINTEGVMKTHDEETKKFFRNSSVTCVLSPRYGSSKLSFLKQQVIGTVFTHHQKCVLVDTQAHGNNRKITAFLGGIDLCDGRYDTPEHRLFHDLDTVFKDDFHQPTFAAGMKAPRQPWHDLHCRIDGPAAYDVLVNFAQRWRKTTKWREFSLLKKKMTHWHDDAMLKIERISWILTPAFSFSKDGTYTSCSEGDHLYVSGEENPENWHTQIFRSIDSGSVRGFPKFYDEAQAQNLVCSKNLVIDKSIQTAYIQAIRSAQHFIYIENQYFLGSSYYWPSYKDAGADHLIPMELALKIASKIRAEERFAVYVVLPMWPEGNPKENVTQEILFWQVSESQKFQRFMIYVHAKGMIVDDEYVIIGSANINQRSMAGTKDTEIAMGAYQPHHTWVKKKRHPHGQIYGYRMSLWSEHLGKVENCFEEPQSLECVKMVNEVASDNWNRYTRDEFTHLQGHLLKYPMEVDADGGLNPLSEHENFPDVGGRVLGTHATAIPDVLTT from the exons ATGGAGGAGGAGCAACTCATGCTTTTACATGGTGATTTGGAACTGCACATCTACGAGGCGCGTGGCCTGCCCAACATGGACATGGTGTCTGAGCGCCTCCGCCGCTGCTTCACTGCTTGCGACGCGTGCCGCCCCACCAAAGCTGCGGAATCTGAGGGTAGCGGTGGTGGGAGTCGTCACCGGGACCGGAAGCTGGACCGCCCCCGGAAGATGATCACCAGTGACCCTTATGTCACGGTCTCCGTTCCCCAGGCCACACTCGCCCGCACGCGCGTGATACCCAACTCCCAGCATCCCACATGGAACGAGCATTTTTATATCCCCTTAGCTCATCCAATGGAGTTTCTGGATATCCGCGTTAAGGACAACGATATGTTTGGGGCGGACACCATGGGAAAAGTGTTAATCCCGGCGGAGAAGATAGCTTCCGGCGAGGTGATCGAGGGCTGGTTTACGGTTACTTCTTCTTCCGGTAAGCCGCCGAAACCTGATACTGCGCTGCGGCTTAAGATGCAATTTGTTCCTTGTAATAAGAACTCGTTGTATAATCATGGCATTGCGGGTGACCCATCGCATAAAGGGATTAGAAACACTTATTTCCCGCTTAGGAAAGGGTGCTCGGTTACTCTGTACCAAGATGCACATTGTAAAGATGATGGAAAAATGCCTGAGATTGTGTTAGACAATGGGCTGGTTCGGGAGCATGCCCGTTGTTGGGAGGACATATGCTACGCAATATCGGAGGCACATCACTTGATATACATCGTGGGGTGGTCCGTTTTTCATAAAGTCAAGTTGATAAGGGAGCCAACAAAACCATTACCGAGAGGCGGGGACCTGACACTAGGTGAATTGCTGAAGTATAAGTCTCAGGAAGGTGTCCGAATTCTGTTGTTGGTTTGGGATGATAAGACTTCGCACGATAAACCCTTGATCAACACG GAAGGCGTAATGAAAACTCATGATGAAGAGACCAAGAAGTTTTTTCGTAATTCATCTGTAACGTGCGTGCTGTCACCACGCTATGGGAGCTCTAAACTTAGCTTTTTGAAACAACAG GTAATCGGAACTGTTTTTACGCATCATCAGAAATGTGTTCTTGTTGATACACAAGCCCATGGCAATAATCGAAAAATTACCGCCTTCTTAGGTGGTATCGATCTATGTGATGGTCGATATGATACGCCTGAACATCGATTATTCCATGATCTTGACACAGTTTTTAAGGATGATTTTCATCAGCCTACATTTGCG GCAGGAATGAAGGCTCCAAGGCAACCATGGCATGATTTGCATTGCAGAATTGATGGGCCTGCTGCATATGATGTCCTTGTAAACTTTGCTCAACGGTGGAGAAAAACAACAAAGTGGAGAGAATTTAGTTTACTCAAGAAAAAGATGACCCATTGGCATGACGATGCTATGTTAAAGATTGAGAGAATATCATGGATACTCACACCTGCCTTTTCTTTTTCCAAGGATGGAACTTACACATCTTGCTCCGAGGGTGATCATCTTTATGTGTCTGGAGAAGAAAATCCAGAAAACTGGCACACACAG ATCTTTCGGTCCATAGATTCGGGGTCGGTTAGAGGCTTTCCCAAATTCTATGATGAAGCTCAGGCACAG AACCTTGTCTGCTCGAAAAATCTGGTCATAGACAAAAGCATTCAAACAGCTTATATTCAGGCAATAAGATCTGCTCAGCATTTTATCTATATTGAAAATCAATACTTTCTTGGTTCATCATATTATTGGCCGTCATACAAAGATGCAg GGGCTGATCATCTCATCCCAATGGAGTTAGCACTGAAAATTGCTAGCAAAATTAGAGCAGAGGAGCGATTTGCAGTATATGTTGTTCTTCCAATGTGGCCGGAGGGCAATCCTAAAGAAAATGTTACGCAAGAAATTCTCTTTTGGCAG GTTTCAGAGTCACAAAAGTTTCAAAGGTTTATGATTTACGTGCATGCCAAGGGAATGATAGTGGATGATGAGTATGTCATAATAGGATCTGCCAATATCAATCAAAGATCGATGGCCGGCACAAAAGACACAGAGATAGCAATGGGCGCATATCAACCTCATCACACTTGGGTAAAGAAGAAGCGGCATCCTCACGGCCAG ATTTATGGATATAGAATGTCCCTTTGGTCTGAACACCTTGGTAAGGTTGAAAACTGTTTCGAAGAACCACAGAGCTTAGAGTGTGTAAAGATGGTGAATGAGGTCGCTAGTGATAACTGGAACAGATACACGCGTGATGAGTTTACACATTTGCAAGGTCATCTACTCAAGTATCCCATGGAGGTTGATGCTGATGGTGGCCTCAATCCTTTATCAGAACACGAAAATTTCCCAGATGTCGGGGGCAGAGTTCTTGGGACTCATGCTACTGCTATTCCTGATGTTTTAACaacatga
- the LOC140867821 gene encoding rac-like GTP-binding protein RHO1, with protein sequence MSASRFIKCVTVGDGAVGKTCLLISYTSNTFPTDYVPTVFDNFSANVVVNGSTVNLGLWDTAGQEDYNRLRPLSYRGADVFILAFSLISKASYENVSKKWIPELKHYAPGVPIVLVGTKLDLRDDKQFFVDHPGAVPITTVQGEELRKMIGSPAYIECSSKTQQNVKAVFDAAIKVVLQPPKQKKKKSKAQKACSIL encoded by the exons ATGAGTGCCTCGAGATTCATCAAGTGTGTGACGGTGGGCGATGGTGCCGTTGGCAAAACCTGTCTCTTGATTTCCTACACCAGTAATACATTCCCCACG GATTATGTGCCGACAGTATTCGACAATTTCAGTGCAAATGTGGTCGTCAACGGAAGCACTGTTAACCTGGGCCTCTGGGATACTGCAG GACAGGAAGACTATAACAGATTAAGACCTTTGAGTTATCGTGGTGCTGATGTTTTCATTTTAGCATTTTCTCTCATTAGCAAGGCCAGCTATGAAAATGTTTCCAAAAAG TGGATTCCCGAATTGAAGCATTATGCGCCCGGTGTCCCTATCGTTCTCGTTGGTACTAAACTAG ATCTTCGGGATGACAAGCAGTTCTTTGTTGACCATCCAGGCGCCGTACCAATCACTACCGTACAG GGGGAGGAGCTGAGAAAGATGATTGGTTCTCCTGCTTACATCGAATGTAGTTCAAAAACACAACAG AATGTCAAAGCAGTTTTCGATGCTGCTATCAAAGTCGTGCTCCAGCCGCCCaagcaaaagaaaaagaagagcaAGGCTCAAAAAGCCTGTTCTATATTGTGA
- the LOC140860200 gene encoding phospholipase D delta-like isoform X1, whose translation MEEEQLMLLHGDLELHIYEARGLPNMDMVSERLRRCFTACDACRPTKAAESEGSGGGSRHRDRKLDRPRKMITSDPYVTVSVPQATLARTRVIPNSQHPTWNEHFYIPLAHPMEFLDIRVKDNDMFGADTMGKVLIPAEKIASGEVIEGWFTVTSSSGKPPKPDTALRLKMQFVPCNKNSLYNHGIAGDPSHKGIRNTYFPLRKGCSVTLYQDAHCKDDGKMPEIVLDNGLVREHARCWEDICYAISEAHHLIYIVGWSVFHKVKLIREPTKPLPRGGDLTLGELLKYKSQEGVRILLLVWDDKTSHDKPLINTEGVMKTHDEETKKFFRNSSVTCVLSPRYGSSKLSFLKQQVIGTVFTHHQKCVLVDTQAHGNNRKITAFLGGIDLCDGRYDTPEHRLFHDLDTVFKDDFHQPTFAAGMKAPRQPWHDLHCRIDGPAAYDVLVNFAQRWRKTTKWREFSLLKKKMTHWHDDAMLKIERISWILTPAFSFSKDGTYTSCSEGDHLYVSGEENPENWHTQIFRSIDSGSVRGFPKFYDEAQAQNLVCSKNLVIDKSIQTAYIQAIRSAQHFIYIENQYFLGSSYYWPSYKDAGADHLIPMELALKIASKIRAEERFAVYVVLPMWPEGNPKENVTQEILFWQSQTMEMMYKVIAKEIKSMQLDSRPEDYLNFYCLGNREPISNTASQVNGDADKVSESQKFQRFMIYVHAKGMIVDDEYVIIGSANINQRSMAGTKDTEIAMGAYQPHHTWVKKKRHPHGQIYGYRMSLWSEHLGKVENCFEEPQSLECVKMVNEVASDNWNRYTRDEFTHLQGHLLKYPMEVDADGGLNPLSEHENFPDVGGRVLGTHATAIPDVLTT comes from the exons ATGGAGGAGGAGCAACTCATGCTTTTACATGGTGATTTGGAACTGCACATCTACGAGGCGCGTGGCCTGCCCAACATGGACATGGTGTCTGAGCGCCTCCGCCGCTGCTTCACTGCTTGCGACGCGTGCCGCCCCACCAAAGCTGCGGAATCTGAGGGTAGCGGTGGTGGGAGTCGTCACCGGGACCGGAAGCTGGACCGCCCCCGGAAGATGATCACCAGTGACCCTTATGTCACGGTCTCCGTTCCCCAGGCCACACTCGCCCGCACGCGCGTGATACCCAACTCCCAGCATCCCACATGGAACGAGCATTTTTATATCCCCTTAGCTCATCCAATGGAGTTTCTGGATATCCGCGTTAAGGACAACGATATGTTTGGGGCGGACACCATGGGAAAAGTGTTAATCCCGGCGGAGAAGATAGCTTCCGGCGAGGTGATCGAGGGCTGGTTTACGGTTACTTCTTCTTCCGGTAAGCCGCCGAAACCTGATACTGCGCTGCGGCTTAAGATGCAATTTGTTCCTTGTAATAAGAACTCGTTGTATAATCATGGCATTGCGGGTGACCCATCGCATAAAGGGATTAGAAACACTTATTTCCCGCTTAGGAAAGGGTGCTCGGTTACTCTGTACCAAGATGCACATTGTAAAGATGATGGAAAAATGCCTGAGATTGTGTTAGACAATGGGCTGGTTCGGGAGCATGCCCGTTGTTGGGAGGACATATGCTACGCAATATCGGAGGCACATCACTTGATATACATCGTGGGGTGGTCCGTTTTTCATAAAGTCAAGTTGATAAGGGAGCCAACAAAACCATTACCGAGAGGCGGGGACCTGACACTAGGTGAATTGCTGAAGTATAAGTCTCAGGAAGGTGTCCGAATTCTGTTGTTGGTTTGGGATGATAAGACTTCGCACGATAAACCCTTGATCAACACG GAAGGCGTAATGAAAACTCATGATGAAGAGACCAAGAAGTTTTTTCGTAATTCATCTGTAACGTGCGTGCTGTCACCACGCTATGGGAGCTCTAAACTTAGCTTTTTGAAACAACAG GTAATCGGAACTGTTTTTACGCATCATCAGAAATGTGTTCTTGTTGATACACAAGCCCATGGCAATAATCGAAAAATTACCGCCTTCTTAGGTGGTATCGATCTATGTGATGGTCGATATGATACGCCTGAACATCGATTATTCCATGATCTTGACACAGTTTTTAAGGATGATTTTCATCAGCCTACATTTGCG GCAGGAATGAAGGCTCCAAGGCAACCATGGCATGATTTGCATTGCAGAATTGATGGGCCTGCTGCATATGATGTCCTTGTAAACTTTGCTCAACGGTGGAGAAAAACAACAAAGTGGAGAGAATTTAGTTTACTCAAGAAAAAGATGACCCATTGGCATGACGATGCTATGTTAAAGATTGAGAGAATATCATGGATACTCACACCTGCCTTTTCTTTTTCCAAGGATGGAACTTACACATCTTGCTCCGAGGGTGATCATCTTTATGTGTCTGGAGAAGAAAATCCAGAAAACTGGCACACACAG ATCTTTCGGTCCATAGATTCGGGGTCGGTTAGAGGCTTTCCCAAATTCTATGATGAAGCTCAGGCACAG AACCTTGTCTGCTCGAAAAATCTGGTCATAGACAAAAGCATTCAAACAGCTTATATTCAGGCAATAAGATCTGCTCAGCATTTTATCTATATTGAAAATCAATACTTTCTTGGTTCATCATATTATTGGCCGTCATACAAAGATGCAg GGGCTGATCATCTCATCCCAATGGAGTTAGCACTGAAAATTGCTAGCAAAATTAGAGCAGAGGAGCGATTTGCAGTATATGTTGTTCTTCCAATGTGGCCGGAGGGCAATCCTAAAGAAAATGTTACGCAAGAAATTCTCTTTTGGCAG TCCCAAACCATGGAGATGATGTATAAAGTTATTGCAAAGGAGATCAAGTCGATGCAATTAGATTCGCGTCCTGAAGACTATTTGAATTTCTACTGTCTTGGCAATAGAGAACCAATTTCGAATACTGCTTCGCAGGTGAATGGAGATGCTGATAAG GTTTCAGAGTCACAAAAGTTTCAAAGGTTTATGATTTACGTGCATGCCAAGGGAATGATAGTGGATGATGAGTATGTCATAATAGGATCTGCCAATATCAATCAAAGATCGATGGCCGGCACAAAAGACACAGAGATAGCAATGGGCGCATATCAACCTCATCACACTTGGGTAAAGAAGAAGCGGCATCCTCACGGCCAG ATTTATGGATATAGAATGTCCCTTTGGTCTGAACACCTTGGTAAGGTTGAAAACTGTTTCGAAGAACCACAGAGCTTAGAGTGTGTAAAGATGGTGAATGAGGTCGCTAGTGATAACTGGAACAGATACACGCGTGATGAGTTTACACATTTGCAAGGTCATCTACTCAAGTATCCCATGGAGGTTGATGCTGATGGTGGCCTCAATCCTTTATCAGAACACGAAAATTTCCCAGATGTCGGGGGCAGAGTTCTTGGGACTCATGCTACTGCTATTCCTGATGTTTTAACaacatga
- the LOC140867765 gene encoding uncharacterized protein, translated as MEDVWKDITLSNSDLHYHHPSSRGMILLDFFSSDPPPDASSAVSPPPPPPPQQPAAMLTLSSSRDLHHPNNNINDGSSSTLHDNMHFEYFDDDHDLAVPPAHDDHHHINAAGKKRLPEPEKNSGDRRHKRMIKNRESAARSRARKQAYTNELELEVAHLLEENARLKKQQQQWHEAAEFHQHSKKKSLYRTWTAPF; from the exons ATGGAGGATGTGTGGAAGGATATCACCCTCTCTAATTCTGATCTTCATTACCACCACCCTTCTTCACGTGGGATGATTCTTCTCGACTTTTTTTCTAGTGATCCGCCGCCAGATGCGTCGTCCGCCGtctctcctcctcctcctcctcctccgcAGCAGCCTGCAGCTATGCTCACCTTGAGCTCCAGTCGTGATCTTCATCACCcgaataataatattaatgatGGCAGCAGCAGTACTCTTCATGACAACATGcattttgaatattttgatgATGATCATGATCTGGCCGTTCCACCTGCTCATGATGACCATCACCACATTAATGCCGCCGGGAAGAAGAGGCTCCCCGAACCGGAAAAGAATTCCGGCGACCGCCGCCACAAGCGCATGATAAAGAACCGCGAGTCTGCCGCTCGTTCCAGGGCTAGAAA ACAGGCTTACACAAATGAGTTGGAACTAGAAGTGGCCCATTTACTGGAAGAAAATGCCAGGCTCAAGAAACAGCAGCAACAG TGGCATGAAGCTGCTGAGTTTCACCAACATTCCAAAAAGAAGTCCCTCTACAGGACATGGACTGCTCCATTTTGA